In Prunus dulcis chromosome 1, ALMONDv2, whole genome shotgun sequence, the following are encoded in one genomic region:
- the LOC117614817 gene encoding probable transmembrane ascorbate ferrireductase 4, which translates to MATVTFSQVPLLFFARISGLLVAVLVLFWALSFKSSFLPRHSSSQEDQGLIYAALHPLFMVIGFILISGEAILVHRWLPGSRSLKKSVHLCLQGVALASGIFGIWTRFQGKDGIVANFYSLHSWMGLICILLFGAQWLMGFLSFWHRGEVRTVRLRLLPWHIFLGLYTYGLAVATAETGLLEKLTFLQTQRNVSKHSPQSMVVNSLGLGLALVSGIVILAAVSPKYEALQTKPIYSTHTKKCSSS; encoded by the exons ATGGCCACAGTCACTTTTTCACAAGTCCCATTGCTGTTCTTTGCCAGGATCTCTGGGCTTCTAGTTGCAGTGTTGGTCCTTTTTTGGGCTTTGTCCTTCAAGTCCAGCTTCCTTCCTCGTCACTCTTCCTCCCAAGAAGACCAGGGCCTCATCTATGCA GCTCTTCATCCTCTGTTCATGGTCATTGGCTTTATTCTCATTAGCGGAGAAG CGATTCTGGTTCATAGGTGGTTGCCTGGTTCAAGGAGTTTGAAGAAATCAGTGCATTTGTGTCTTCAAGGCGTGGCCTTGGCTTCTGGGATCTTCGGGATTTGGACAAGGTTTCAAGGGAAAGATGGCATTGTGGCTAATTTCTATAGTCTGCATTCTTGGATGGGTTTGATCTGCATCCTCTTGTTTGGAGCTCAG TGGTTGATGGGTTTCCTGAGCTTCTGGCATCGAGGGGAAGTGCGCACAGTGAGGCTAAGGCTGTTGCCTTGGCACATATTCCTCGGACTCTACACTTATGGTTTGGCCGTGGCCACAGCAGAAACAGGGCTTTTGGAGAAATTGACATTCTTGCAAACACAGAGGAATGTGTCTAAACACAGTCCACAGTCCATGGTTGTAAATAGTTTAGGTCTGGGGCTGGCATTGGTCAGCGGCATTGTAATATTGGCTGCAGTTTCACCCAAGTACGAAGCCCTTCAAACTAAACCCATTTACTCAACACATACCAAAAAATGCTCGTCTTCctaa
- the LOC117616627 gene encoding uncharacterized protein LOC117616627 isoform X1 has protein sequence MCSSCAPPYSSLFLPSYTSFLLRRRTFSPTPILLKPKATRPRLHLSASLAQRNLELSWFPPDQTASNDYGGWAHVESPLQHKNPGLPTFVIGGIGASLAAIVAAIAYFTLSRKGFKFQITSPLHTFHGSPADTKPTNQGALDEDAMIYEASPETVPTSVSQNTTSASTEKLERIIIPAAVDSTQQEALQVLKKLKIIEDDVKADELCTRREYARWIVRINSSLERNAKHRLVPSVSLAGSAITAFDDVSVEDPDFGSIQALAEAGVTPSKLSQRSSNYDGLKDHGNINFSPERFISRQDLIDWKAHLEYDFLPGVIEKISTTSTIGFMDVKEISSEAPAGLYTDMLAEENSILRKVFGQCRRFQPNKPSTKAQAAVALASGRITEAISSELLRIKAENSARKAEMEDIRSELLDREDIQRFWNDKLNEEKTRGLEVEKAYLAALSDLEQEKILQEKNFAEILKEKAAMECQRQLLLSLKEEVNEISEKLASERSTYVAEKCDLQDMLSDLETKQESMLDAKSILEAEIEAIRILRSWVEDEARKSQARAKVLEEVGRRWKWDSQA, from the exons ATGTGCTCATCTTGTGCACCCCCGTAttcctctctcttccttccCTCTTACACTTCCTTCCTTTTGCGACGTCGTACTTTCTCCCCAACCCCAATTCTCTTGAAGCCCAAAGCCACAAGGCCTAGACTGCACCTCTCTGCTTCACTCGCCCAGAGAAACCTCGAACTTTCATGGTTCCCTCCGGACCAAACTGCCAGCAACGACTATGGCGGTTGGGCTCATGTAGAGTCTCCGCTTCAACACAAAAATCCAG GGTTGCCTACATTTGTGATTGGGGGTATTGGGGCTTCACTGGCTGCTATAGTCGCTGCAATTGCTTACTTCACGCTATCCAGAAAGG GTTTTAAGTTTCAAATAACGAGTCCATTGCACACTTTTCATGGGAGTCCTGCTGATACCAAACCAACAAACCAAGGAGCATTGGATGAGGATGCCATGATCTATGAGGCAAGCCCAGAGACTGTACCTACTTCTGTTAGCCAAAATACTACTTCAG CATCTACGGAGAAGCTTGAACGCATTATAATCCCAGCTGCTGTGGATTCTACTCAACAGGAAGCTCTACAAgtcttgaagaaattgaag ATCATTGAAGATGATGTCAAGGCTGATGAATTGTGTACTAGAAGGGAGTATGCAAGATGGATAGTTCGAATAAACTCGTCATTGGAGAG GAATGCAAAGCACCGGCTTGTGCCATCAGTTTCTCTTGCTGGGTCTGCAATTACTGCATTTGATGACGTGAGTGTCGAAGACCCAGATTTTGGGTCCATTCAAG CCCTGGCTGAGGCTGGTGTCACTCCCAGCAAGTTATCACAGAGGAGCTCCAATTATGATGGTCTAAAAGACCATGGAAACATCAATTTTTCCCCTGAGAG GTTTATCTCTCGACAAGATCTAATTGACTGGAAAGCCCATTTGGAGTATGACTTTTTGCCAGGAGTAATAGAGAAG ATATCAACAACATCAACAATAGGTTTTATGGATGTGAAAGAGATCAGTTCAGAAGCACCAGCAGGACTATATACTGACATGTTGGCAGAGGAAAATAGCATACTCAGAAAAGTTTTTG GACAGTGCAGGCGGTTTCAACCAAACAAACCTTCAACAAAAGCACAAGCAGCAGTGGCACTGGCAAGTGGCAGGATCACAGAAGCAATTTCTTCTGAATTGTTGAGAATAAAAGCTGAAAATTCTGCAAGGAAGGCAGAGATGGAAGATATCAGGTCCGAATTGCTTGACAGAGAGGACATACAGAGGTTTTGGAATGATAAACTGAATGAAGAGAAAACCCGTGGTCTTGAGGTGGAGAAGGCTTATCTTGCTGCCCTTAGTGATTTGGAGCAGGAGAAGATTTTACAAGAAAAGAATTTTGCCGAGATTTTGAAGGAGAAGGCAGCTATGGAATGTCAGAGGCAGTTACTTCTCAGTCTCAAGGAAGAGGTCAATGAGATATCAGAAAAGCTTGCATCCGAGAGGTCTACTTATGTAGCCGAGAAGTGTGATTTGCAGGATATGCTCAGTGATTTGGAGACCAAGCAGGAAAGTATGCTTGATGCGAAATCTATACTCGAAGCTGAGATAGAAGCTATTCGGATTCTTAG ATCTTGGGTAGAGGATGAAGCCAGAAAAAGCCAAGCCCGTGCCAAGGTACTCGAGGAGGTTGGACGAAGGTGGAAATGGGATAGCCAGGCGTGA
- the LOC117616627 gene encoding uncharacterized protein LOC117616627 isoform X2, whose translation MVPSGPNCQQRLWRLGSCRVSASTQKSRVAYICDWGYWGFTGCYSRCNCLLHAIQKGSAFPPIGPLLKDLCFLRFPFFCFKFQITSPLHTFHGSPADTKPTNQGALDEDAMIYEASPETVPTSVSQNTTSASTEKLERIIIPAAVDSTQQEALQVLKKLKIIEDDVKADELCTRREYARWIVRINSSLERNAKHRLVPSVSLAGSAITAFDDVSVEDPDFGSIQALAEAGVTPSKLSQRSSNYDGLKDHGNINFSPERFISRQDLIDWKAHLEYDFLPGVIEKISTTSTIGFMDVKEISSEAPAGLYTDMLAEENSILRKVFGQCRRFQPNKPSTKAQAAVALASGRITEAISSELLRIKAENSARKAEMEDIRSELLDREDIQRFWNDKLNEEKTRGLEVEKAYLAALSDLEQEKILQEKNFAEILKEKAAMECQRQLLLSLKEEVNEISEKLASERSTYVAEKCDLQDMLSDLETKQESMLDAKSILEAEIEAIRILRSWVEDEARKSQARAKVLEEVGRRWKWDSQA comes from the exons ATGGTTCCCTCCGGACCAAACTGCCAGCAACGACTATGGCGGTTGGGCTCATGTAGAGTCTCCGCTTCAACACAAAAATCCAG GGTTGCCTACATTTGTGATTGGGGGTATTGGGGCTTCACTGGCTGCTATAGTCGCTGCAATTGCTTACTTCACGCTATCCAGAAAGGGTCTGCATTTCCACCTATTGGACCTTTATTGAAAGATTTATGCTTTTTacgttttcctttttttt GTTTTAAGTTTCAAATAACGAGTCCATTGCACACTTTTCATGGGAGTCCTGCTGATACCAAACCAACAAACCAAGGAGCATTGGATGAGGATGCCATGATCTATGAGGCAAGCCCAGAGACTGTACCTACTTCTGTTAGCCAAAATACTACTTCAG CATCTACGGAGAAGCTTGAACGCATTATAATCCCAGCTGCTGTGGATTCTACTCAACAGGAAGCTCTACAAgtcttgaagaaattgaag ATCATTGAAGATGATGTCAAGGCTGATGAATTGTGTACTAGAAGGGAGTATGCAAGATGGATAGTTCGAATAAACTCGTCATTGGAGAG GAATGCAAAGCACCGGCTTGTGCCATCAGTTTCTCTTGCTGGGTCTGCAATTACTGCATTTGATGACGTGAGTGTCGAAGACCCAGATTTTGGGTCCATTCAAG CCCTGGCTGAGGCTGGTGTCACTCCCAGCAAGTTATCACAGAGGAGCTCCAATTATGATGGTCTAAAAGACCATGGAAACATCAATTTTTCCCCTGAGAG GTTTATCTCTCGACAAGATCTAATTGACTGGAAAGCCCATTTGGAGTATGACTTTTTGCCAGGAGTAATAGAGAAG ATATCAACAACATCAACAATAGGTTTTATGGATGTGAAAGAGATCAGTTCAGAAGCACCAGCAGGACTATATACTGACATGTTGGCAGAGGAAAATAGCATACTCAGAAAAGTTTTTG GACAGTGCAGGCGGTTTCAACCAAACAAACCTTCAACAAAAGCACAAGCAGCAGTGGCACTGGCAAGTGGCAGGATCACAGAAGCAATTTCTTCTGAATTGTTGAGAATAAAAGCTGAAAATTCTGCAAGGAAGGCAGAGATGGAAGATATCAGGTCCGAATTGCTTGACAGAGAGGACATACAGAGGTTTTGGAATGATAAACTGAATGAAGAGAAAACCCGTGGTCTTGAGGTGGAGAAGGCTTATCTTGCTGCCCTTAGTGATTTGGAGCAGGAGAAGATTTTACAAGAAAAGAATTTTGCCGAGATTTTGAAGGAGAAGGCAGCTATGGAATGTCAGAGGCAGTTACTTCTCAGTCTCAAGGAAGAGGTCAATGAGATATCAGAAAAGCTTGCATCCGAGAGGTCTACTTATGTAGCCGAGAAGTGTGATTTGCAGGATATGCTCAGTGATTTGGAGACCAAGCAGGAAAGTATGCTTGATGCGAAATCTATACTCGAAGCTGAGATAGAAGCTATTCGGATTCTTAG ATCTTGGGTAGAGGATGAAGCCAGAAAAAGCCAAGCCCGTGCCAAGGTACTCGAGGAGGTTGGACGAAGGTGGAAATGGGATAGCCAGGCGTGA
- the LOC117616626 gene encoding protein CHUP1, chloroplastic — MIVRLGLLVAASIAAFAARQHNVKNSASTSKHSENGEANNKHQSEKEDEEQLTYSNDSLRAKDGKDEEEEEEEEVKLISSIFDRARDISPGDIEDEDILPEFKDLLSGEIEIPLLVNKMESKAKHVYETEMANNASELERLRNLVKELEEREVKLEGELLEYYGLKEQESDVTELQRQLKIKTVEVGMLNITINSLQTERKKLQEEIAQGVSAKKELEAARYKLKELQRQIQLDANQTKGQLLLLKQQVSGLQAKEEEAVKKDAEIEKKLKAVKELEVEVMELKRKNKELQIEKRELTIKLNAAEARVAALSNMTESDMVANVREEVNNLKHANEDLSKQVEGLQMNRFSEVEELVYLRWVNACLRYELRNYQTPQGKVSARDLNKSLSPKSQEKAKQLMLEYAGSERGQGDTDIESNFSHPSSPGSEDFDNVSIDSSTSRYSSLSKKPSIMQKLKRWGKSKDDSSALSSPSRSLSGGSPSRASMSVRPRGPLESLMIRNAGDGVAITTFGKVDQELPDSPQTPSLPNIRTQMSSSDSPNSVAASFQLMSKSVEGVLDEKYPAYKDRHKLALEREKQINERAQQARAEKFGDKSNVNLTYEPRAKAERPVALPPKLAHIKEKAVILGDSSNQTNDGNAVDSQAITKMKLAQIEKRPPRVPRPPPKASGGAPAGTTPKPSSGVPPPPPGGPPPPPPPPGGPPRPPPPPGILPRGAGSADKVHRAPELVEFYQSLMKREAKKDTSSLISSSSNVSDARSNMIGEIENKSSFLLAVKADVEAQGDFVMSLAAEVRAASFTNIEDLVAFVNWLDEELSFLVDERAVLKHFDWPEGKVDALREAAFEYQDLMKLEKQVSSFVDDPKLPCEAALKKMYSLLEKVEQSVYALLRTRDMAISRCKEFGIPVDWLLDSGVVGKIKLSSVQLARKYMKRVASELDALSGPEKEPNREFILLQGVRFAFRVHQFAGGFDAESMKAFEELRGRVSGQTEDNKQEP; from the exons ATGATAGTCAGGTTAGGCCTCTTGGTTGCTGCTTCTATTGCTGCCTTTGCAGCGAGGCAGCACAACGTCAAAAACTCAGCCTCAACAAGCAAGCATTCAG AAAATGGTGAAGCAAACAATAAACATCAAAGTGAGAAGGAAGACGAAGAGCAACTTACATATTCTAATGATAGCCTCAGAGCAAAGGAT GGGAAagatgaagaggaggaggaagaagaagaggttaAATTAATTAGCAGTATATTTGACCGTGCTCGTGATATTTCACCTGGTGatattgaagatgaagatattTTACCTGAATTTAAGGATCTTTTATCTGGGGAGATTGAAATCCCATTACTTGTTAACAAGATGGAATCAAAAGCGAAACATGTATATGAAACTGAGATGGCAAACAATGCAAGTGAGCTGGAACGGTTGCGTAATCTGGTAAAGGAATTGGAGGAAAGAGAAGTGAAGCTTGAAGGTGAATTACTTGAGTACTATGGATTGAAGGAACAGGAATCAGACGTCACCGAATTACAAAGGCAGCTCAAGATAAAGACAGTGGAGGTTGGCATGCTCAATATTACTATTAACTCTCTGCAGACTGAGAGGAAGAAGCTTCAAGAAGAGATTGCGCAGGGAGTTTCAGCCAAGAAGGAGCTAGAGGCGGCAAGGTACAAACTCAAGGAGTTGCAGAGGCAGATTCAGCTTGATGCTAACCAGACAAAAGGCCAGCTACTGTTGCTCAAACAACAAGTTTCTGGTTTACAGgcaaaagaggaagaagcagTCAAGAAAGATGctgaaattgaaaagaagCTGAAAGCTGTAAAGGAGTTAGAGGTGGAAGTCATGGAGcttaagagaaagaacaaagaacTTCAAATCGAAAAGAGAGAACTAACTATTAAATTGAATGCTGCTGAAGCAAGAGTAGCAGCCCTCTCCAACATGACGGAG AGTGATATGGTTGCAAATGTAAGAGAGGAGGTCAATAATTTAAAGCATGCGAATGAGGACCTGTCAAAGCAAGTGGAAGGTCTTCAGATGAACAGGTTTAGTGAAGTTGAAGAGCTAGTGTACCTTCGTTGGGTAAATGCATGCTTGAGGTATGAGCTCCGGAACTATCAGACACCTCAAGGAAAGGTATCAGCTCGTGATCTCAACAAGAGTCTGAGCCCCAAATCGCAGGAGAAGGCCAAACAACTGATGTTGGAGTATGCAGGATCAGAACGTGGGCAAGGGGATACAGATATTGAAAGCAACTTTTCTCATCCATCCTCCCCTGGAAGTGAGGATTTTGACAATGTTTCTATTGATAGTTCCACAAGTCGGTATAGTAGTCTCAGCAAGAAACCTAGTATAAtgcaaaagctgaaaagatGGGGTAAAAGCAAAGATGATTCTAGTGCTCTTTCGTCTCCAAGTAGATCTCTCTCTGGAGGCTCTCCAAGCAGGGCAAGTATGAGCGTTCGACCAAGGGGTCCATTGGAATCCTTGATGATAAGGAATGCTGGTGACGGTGTAGCCATCACTACATTTGGGAAGGTGGATCAGGAACTTCCAGACTCCCCTCAAACTCCCAGTCTTCCGAACATTAGAACGCAGATGTCTTCTAGCGACTCACCTAATTCTGTTGCAGCATCTTTCCAGTTGATGTCGAAGTCGGTTGAAGGAGTTCTGGATGAGAAATATCCTGCTTACAAAGACCGGCATAAGTTGGCCTtagaaagggaaaaacaaattaatgaaagGGCTCAGCAAGCAAGAGCAGAGAAGTTTGGTGACAAATCAAATGTAAATTTGACATACGAACCTAGAGCCAAGGCTGAGAGACCAGTAGCTTTACCACCAAAACTTGCCCATATAAAGGAGAAGGCAGTCATTTTGGGTGATTCAAGCAACCAAACTAACGATGGTAACGCTGTTGATTCTCAAGCAATAACCAAGATGAAACTTGCCCAAATTGAGAAGAGGCCTCCTAGGGTACCTCGGCCGCCTCCTAAAGCATCTGGAGGTGCTCCTGCTGGTACAACTCCCAAACCCTCAAGTGGAGtaccacctcctccaccagGTGGCCCACCACCGCCGCCACCCCCACCTGGTGGACCACCTCGTCCACCTCCTCCACCAGGAATCCTGCCAAGGGGGGCAGGCAGTGCTGATAAAGTGCACCGTGCTCCTGAGCTGGTTGAATTTTATCAGTCATTGATGAAACGTGAAGCAAAGAAGGATACATCATCTTTAATATCTTCATCATCTAATGTATCTGATGCGAGGAGCAACATGATTGGGGAGATTGAGAACAAATCATCATTCCTATTAGCT GTGAAAGCTGATGTAGAAGCTCAAGGTGATTTTGTCATGTCGTTGGCAGCTGAAGTTCGAGCAGCTTCCTTCACAAACATAGAAGATCTGGTAGCCTTTGTGAACTGGCTAGATGAAGAGCTCTCCTTCTTG GTTGACGAAAGGGCTGTCCTCAAGCACTTTGATTGGCCTGAAGGAAAAGTGGACGCACTAAGAGAAGCAGCGTTTGAATATCAAGACTTGATGAAATTGGAGAAGCAGGTCTCCTCTTTTGTTGATGATCCCAAACTCCCATGCGAAGCTGCATTAAAGAAGATGTACTCATTGCTGGAAAA GGTGGAACAGAGTGTATATGCTCTCTTGCGTACAAGGGACATGGCTATTTCACGGTGCAAGGAGTTCGGAATTCCGGTTGATTGGTTATTGGATTCAGGCGTTGTTGGCAAG ATCAAGCTCTCATCTGTTCAATTGGCTAGAAAGTATATGAAACGTGTAGCTTCAGAACTTGATGCATTAAGTGGACCTGAGAAGGAACCGAACCGAGAGTTTATACTACTACAAGGAGTGCGATTTGCTTTCCGTGTTCATCAG TTTGCTGGAGGCTTTGATGCAGAGAGCATGAAGGCATTCGAAGAGCTAAGGGGCCGCGTCAGCGGACAAACAGAAGACAATAAGCAGGAACCataa
- the LOC117616629 gene encoding uncharacterized protein At1g26090, chloroplastic codes for MALPLLPNTVSFSLLTTPPKVPRSGTRTRFARHRRFLALAASPESKDDKTASSQKSTKLVTFLGKGGSGKTTSAVFAAQHFAMAGFSTCLVIHTQDPTAEFFLNCKIGSSPTLCNSNLSALRFETTQMLLGPLKELKQADARLNTTQGVLEGIVGEELGVLPGMDPIFSALALERLVGFFRNVAQRNHNKDKFDVIVYDGLSSDETLRMISAGSKARLYLKYLRNAAEKTDIGRLAGPSVLRLVDEAMSISSSTPHHNGKMSAEIWDILEQMLERGSSAFSEPQKFGCYLVIDPDNPASVATALRYWGCSIQAGAQVSGAFAIASRHVNTESEERLKKTFSPLPFAFIPHLPFGSPLDWNAIILNTVNENARNLLSLPASGSSSVTPSVKFDAARKSVTLFMPGFDKSEVKLYQYRGGSELLVEAGDQRRVIQLPSKIQGKVGGAKFNIIDRSLLITMR; via the exons ATGGCTTTGCCTCTCCTTCCAAATACCGtctctttttcccttcttaCAACACCGCCGAAGGTACCCAGAAGTGGAACAAGAACAAGATTTGCAAGACACCGCCGATTTCTGGCCTTGGCGGCTTCTCCGGAGTCAAAGGATGACAAGACTGCTTCTTCTCAGAAATCAACAAAGTTGGTCACTTTTTTGGGGAAAGGTGGCTCCGGCAAGACCACCTCCGCCGTTTTCGCTGCCCAG CATTTTGCAATGGCAGGGTTTAGCACATGCTTGGTGATACACACCCAAGATCCCACTGCTGAGTTCTTTCTGAACTGCAAAATCGGAAGTTCTCCTACACTATGCAACAGCAACCTTTCGGCTCTTAGATTTGAAACCACCCAA ATGCTTCTAGGACCTCTGAAAGAGCTAAAGCAAGCGGATGCTCGTCTTAATACGACACAAGGAGTTCTTGAAGGG ATAGTGGGAGAAGAGCTTGGGGTGCTTCCTGggatggatcctattttttcTGCGTTAGCACTTGAGAGGCTTGTTGGATTCTTTAGGAATGTGGCCCAAAGAAACCACAACAAAGATAAATTTGATGTAATAGTATATGATGGTCTGAGCTCTGATGAAACGCTACGAATGATTAGTGCAGGCAGTAAAGCAAG GTTATACTTGAAATATCTGCGTAATGCAGCTGAAAAAACTGATATTGGGAGGTTGGCGGGTCCTTCAGTTTTGAGGCTTGTGGATGAAGCCATGAGTATAAGCAGCAGTACACCCCATCACAATgggaaaatgagcgcagaaaTATGGGACATTCTGGAACAAATGTTGGAG AGAGGGTCGTCTGCTTTCTCAGAACCTCAGAAATTTGGCTGCTACCTAGTGATTGACCCAGACAACCCAGCATCTGTTGCTACTGCTTTACGTTATTGGGGTTGCTCAATCCAAGCTGGTGCACAGGTCTCCGGAGCCTTTGCGATTGCATCACGACATGTGAATACAGAATCAGAGGAAAGACTCAAGAAAACCTTTTCACCCTTGCCTTTTGCTTTCATTCCACATCTCCCCTTTGGTTCCCCTCTAGATTGGAATGCGATCATACTGAACACTGTCAATGAAAATGCACGgaatcttctttctttgccaGCAAGTGGCAGCAGTAGTGTAACACCCTCAGTGAAGTTCGATGCAGCCAGAAAATCAGTAACCCTTTTCATGCCAGGTTTTGACAAGTCAGAGGTCAAGCTGTACCAA TATAGGGGAGGATCTGAGTTGTTGGTGGAAGCAGGAGATCAAAGACGTGTAATTCAGCTGCCTTCTAAAATTCAAGGGAAAGTTGGAGGTGCCAAGTTCAATATCATAGACAGAAGTCTTTTAATCACAATGCGATAG
- the LOC117617398 gene encoding uncharacterized protein LOC117617398, with the protein MVRLIPEVAANDHFGSMRLAMALFISVTALVAALCAKAKHGRRAPQQINETNCKEITDGSKKLVASISNKAIPFVHKNKGGRENCSQGDEVEDGFGEGGVWQRSILMGDKCQPPEFSGAIYYDSSGNQLSELPPRSPRVASPLAMPSFLSPVARDAN; encoded by the coding sequence ATGGTTCGTCTAATTCCAGAAGTTGCAGCCAATGACCACTTTGGCTCAATGCGGTTAGCAATGGCCTTGTTCATCTCTGTCACAGCCCTTGTGGCCGCTCTATGTGCCAAAGCCAAACATGGACGCCGAGCCCCACAACAAATCAATGAAACCAATTGCAAGGAAATTACTGATGGCTCCAAGAAACTCGTGGCCAGCATCAGCAACAAGGCAATTCCATTTGtgcacaaaaataaaggtgGCAGAGAAAATTGCAGCCAAGGGGATGAAGTTGAAGATGGGTTTGGAGAAGGAGGGGTTTGGCAGAGGTCAATTTTGATGGGCGACAAGTGTCAGCCACCTGAATTTTCAGGTGCGATTTATTATGATAGTTCTGGGAATCAGCTTTCTGAGCTGCCTCCAAGGTCACCTAGGGTTGCCAGTCCCTTGGCAATGCCTAGCTTTTTATCTCCCGTCGCTAGAGATGCAAATTAA